The sequence TTCGCTCAGCTGTTCTAAGACAACGCGCCACACATAATTAGGCCAATGCCCACTCAGGCATTGGCCTATTTTTGATTCAAGATCACACCAGCTGCCTGACTGAACACTACTGCACCAAAAAATAAAATATAATTAAATAAAATTCAATGACTTAATTAAATAACCGTGCGAATGATAACAATTCCTATTCACAAACAAGAATAAAGTCTGTATAGTTTGGGCTTGGTAGTGGTTTGTGTTCCTTTTCAAGCCCCTTGGGTCCACCAAGGGGCATTTTTTTGCCTAACGCATTCTCCCCTTAACGCCCCCTACAGCTAGACGCCAACAAGCAAGCCAAATAAATCCATTCGATAATCATCTCATCCTCCACTGCTACATTCTAGAGGCAGGCAAAGCCAAATATCTTCCCTCGGTGACACCCACAACCCTTGCCACCACTTTTATCATGATTTATTTCAAAGACTTAATAAAATAAACGTCCAAATGATAATAATTCCTATTCACATAAAGAAAAAAGACCTGTATCATGCAGTTCATGGTCATCAACGAAAGCACCACACCATGAGTACCGAAAAAACCGCGCAGCAACTCAGCGACAGCCTAATCGATTTACATGGCCGCAGCAAAACCGTGATGATGGCCACCCAGACTGAAGACGCCACACCCCACATCAGCTATAGCCCGTATGCCCTGATCGAAGGTAAATACTATGTATTTTTATCTGCCCTCGCCGCCCACACACGCCATTTAGTGGAACGGCCACAGGCCAGCATCATGCTGATTGAAGATGAGCAGGACACGCGTAATCTGTATGCACGCGCTAGGCTCAGCTGGGTCGCACAGGCTAGCTTAATTGAGCGACAAACGCCTTTATTTGATTTAGCCATCGCGCAATTAAAAGCACGCACCGGCCAAACCATCAACTTACTGGTGAGCCTCAATGATTTTGATTTATTTGAATTAGCGCCCCTACATGGGCGGCTGGTTTTAGGATTTGGACAGGCTTATCAGATTAAGCCCGAAGATTTACTCGCCGTGATGGCGCACGAACAAGCCGTCAAACTGACGCACATAACAACGTAACGATTTTGGTAGTGGTTTGTGTTCCTTTTCTAGCCCCTTATACTCTAAGGGGCATTTTTTTGCCTATAGCCTGCTGCCACACGGCGCCCTCTCCCTAAACGTCATGCACCCATAGCAAGCATCACCCATCGTCCCGCACACAAGCCTTATTTGGGCACGGTGACCGCATTCATACGGCGGTTGATGATGTTGGTTTTGTTAGACAAGGCACGAGACTTACGGTTTTCATCATAAAACCGCGGCCGCGTGACCATACTGGCTAAACGCGCAGCCTGTGCTTTGGTTAAATTATCAGCAGAACGTTTAAAGTAATACTGACTGGCTGCCTCAGCGCCGTAGACACCGTGACCCCATTCAATCACGTTTAAATAGATTTCATAAATGCGTTTTTTATCGGTGCTGCCTTCCAATAGCAGTGTGAGCCAGGCTTCTTCACCTTTGCGCACATAGCTACGCGCCTCCCACAAAAACAAGTTTTTAACCAATTGCTGAGTAATGGTTGAGCCACCGGCTTTGACTTCGCCATTTTTTTCGTTACGGCGCATGGCATAACGAATGCCGTTCCAATCAAAACCATCATGGCGCAAGAAGCTAGCGTCTTCCGAGGCAATCAATGCATGCTTTAAGTTACTGCTCAGCTCATCATAAGGCCGCCACTGATATTTAAGCACGACATCAGGGTCTTCGGCCTTCAAGACACTCATGCGTTCACGCATAAATGCCGTCGACTCTGGCCCCACACCCCGCCAAAACAGCATGGCCCCATAAGCGTAGACATTAAACAAAACCACCGCTGCCACAGCAGCGGTGATGAGCCATTTAAGCCATTTAAACATAGGAAAGCCTAAGCCAGCTGCTCACGCAGAGCATTGGTAATGGCACGGGTTTCAGGCTTGAAGCCACGCCAAATTTCGTATGAGGCCGCGGCTTGCTCAACCAACATGCCTAAACCATCCGCTAAAATACCGGCCTTCTCAGCCTGGGCACGCTTTAAGAATTCAGTTAAGCCAGAGCCATACACCATATCGTAGGCCAAGGTTTTCTCAGTAAAGATGCCTTTAGGAATCGGTGGCAACTCATTATGCAAACTGCTCGAAGTCCCATTGATGATGACGTCAAACTCATGACCAGCCAGTTCTTCATACGGCAAGATGTCAATTTGGTGGCCCTCAAACTGAGACACCAGAGCTTTAGCACGATCCAAATTACGGTTCGCGATGGTCACCGACAGCGGTAGCTGTGCCAAAATAGGCTGCAACACGCCGCGAACGGCACCGCCTGCGCCCAAGATCAACACCCGGCGCGCAATCAAAGGACAGTCTAAATTATTTAAAATATCGCTCACAATGCCTACACCGTCGGTGTTATCGCCCAAAAGCTGTCCGTTTGGCAAGATGCTGATGGTGTTGACGGCTAGAGCTGCTTCGGCGCGCTCGGTGCGCTCATCCACAAATTCATAGGCATCCCCTTTAAACGGTAGGGTAATATTGAGGCCGGAGCCACCGGAGGCAAAAAAGGCCGCGGCAACGTCTTTAAAGCCGTCTAACGGCGCCAAAATGCGCTCATAGCCCAGCGCAATGCCTTCTTGTTTGGCAAACGCCAAATGAATTTCTGGCGAGCGGCTGTGTTCGATCGGGTGACCGACAACCGCATAACGTAGTTCTTTCATATTCAAACCCTATAGCGATATTAATTATATTGTGTCGATACTTTGCCCTTAAACGCGGCTTTTTTCAACTCTTATCGTCAATATTCTGCCTTTTTAGCCCAGTAAACCGCCTATTGGCTGGTTTTAGGCGCCAACCAATCATCATGACGTAAGAATATAAAGTCTGGTAAAAACCGAATTTTACCGTTTTATGGCTGTAAACTTAGTGATTTTGGCATACGCCAGATTATTTTTTCTCGCAGCCATTCTTTTATCAAAATACTTATGGCACAATAGACCGACTGCCCAGTACACAACGGGTGTCACCGTTTTATCTCTCGCATCATCCCACCCATACTAGGAGACACAGATGTCTGTTGCACACGTCGTAGAGTTGATAAAGGCACACAAAATTCGCTTCATCGATTTACGCCTTACCGACACTAAAGGTAAAGAGCACCACGTAACCATTCCCGCCCATGTTTTATTGGAAGACCCAGAAGAATGGTTTGAGTCAGGCCAGCCCTTCGACGGCTCTTCAATGGCCGGCTGGAAAGGTGTTCAGGCGTCTGACATGCTGTTAATCGCCGACCCAGACAGTGCCAACATCGATCCGTTCTTTGACGAACCAACCCTCATTTTAACCTGTGATGTGATTGACCCAGCCAACGGCCAAGGCTATGACCGTTGCCCACGCTCGGTGGCGAAGCGTGCAGAAAATTATTTAAAAGCTTCTGGCATAGGCGACACCGCCTTTTTTGGCCCAGAGCCAGAATTCTTTGTATTCGACAGCGTGGAGTTTGAAACCCACGCCTCAGGTACGCGCTTCCAAATCAACGCTGAAGAAGCCGCTTGGTCCTCAGGCAAAAGCCTAAACGGCGGCAACACAGGCCATCGCCCCATGATGAAAGGCGGCTATTTCCCAGTACCACCGGTTGATTCTGGCCAAGACATGCGTTCAGCCATGGTCATGACCATGGAAGCCATGGGCGTACCGGTAGAGGTTCACCACCACGAAGTCGGCACCGCCGGCCAAATGGAAATCGGCACTCGCTTCAGCACGCTGACCAAGCGCGCCGACATGACCCAAGTCATGAAATACGTGATTCACAACGTGGCCCACAACTACGGTAAAACCGCAACCTTCATGCCGAAACCCATCATGGGCGACAACGGCTCTGGCATGCACGTGCATCAATCCATTTGGAAAGATGGCCAAAACTTATTTGCTGGCGACGGCTATGGCGGCCTATCCGATACGGCGCTCTACTACATTGGCGGCATCATCAAGCACGCCAAAGCCTTGAACGCAATCACCAATCCCAGCACCAACTCATACAAACGTTTGGTGCCGCATTATGAAGCCCCTACCAAATTGGCCTACTCAGCCAAAAACCGTTCGGCATCGATCCGCATTCCTTACGTGGCCAGCACTAAAGGTCGCCGTATTGAAGCGCGCTTCCCAGACCCAATGGCCAACCCCTACCTATGCTTTGCCGCGCTATTGATGGCTGGCCTAGACGGCATTCAAAACAAGATTCACCCTGGCGATGCCGCGGATAAAAACCTCTACGACCTACCACCGGAAGAAGACAAGTTAATCCCAACCGTGTGTACTTCATTAGAAGAAGCCCTAGCTGCCCTACAAGCCGACCATGAGTTCTTAACCCGCGGCGGTGTGTTCAGCGAAGACTGGGTACAAAGCTACATCACCTTAAAAATGGCCGACGTGACGCGCATGCAAATGGCGCCTCACCCCTTAGAGTTTGAAATGTACTACAGCCTCTAAGTCGACCCCACAATGCGAACGCGCCGGCTGATTCAACCAGCAGGCGCGTTTTCTATACCGATCGCCTCGCCAAAAGCTCATGTTCGTAAGCAATAAACGCCCCAATCATGGCCCGATACACTGCCTCTACCACCTCAGGGCTCGCACCAACCAACCGAGCTTCAGTCTTCGCCTGCTCAATCACCGCCGCCGCTCGCTCTGGTGCAGGCACCGCAGCAGCATCGGTTTTAAACCCTGCCGCTTGCGTCACATACCCCTGTCGTTTCGCTAACAGCGCAATCAACTGCTTATCCAACACATCAATCTGCGTCCTCACTTCTGTCAAAGACGTACATTTCATCTTTTTCTCCTTTGGGCCAATGGCCAACTCATCAATCACATACACACTAATTAAAACAAACCCTTGCATCACCACAGGCACTGCCTTAGCAAATCAGGTATACTGACCCCACCTGTCGGCATGGCCATGAATCAGTAATATCCAGCCACAAAATGGCTGGATATTACTGATTCATGGCAGATACCGAGCATGTTCTTCTTCACTTCCTCTATAGAGTGATCATCTATGCAAAACTACGTCGCGCCCGTTATATCGGCGAAAGTCAAAAAAATACTGCCCATTATCGTGGCCTCTGCCATTTTCATGCAGATGTTAGACGCCACCATTTTGAACACCGCCCTACCGTCTATGGCACGGGATTTAAATGAATCCCCGCTCAATATGCAATCGGCCATCATCAGTTATGCCCTCACCGTCGCGCTACTGATTCCCGTCAGCGGCTATTTTGCCGACCGCTACGGCACCAAAAAAACCTTTATGGTTGCCGTGGTACTGTTCTGCATTGGCTCCTTGCTGTGCGCCCTGTCACCCACCTTATCCACCCTGGTCTTTTCCCGAGTCATTCAAGGCATCGGCGGCGCCATGATGACGCCCATCGCGCGACTCACCCTCATCAAAGCCTATGATCGTTCAGAGTTTTTATCGGTTATTAACTACGCCACCATGCCTGCCCTGATTGGGCCTATTATTGGCCCTTTAGTCGGTGGTTATTTAGTTGAAGTGGCCAGTTGGCATTGGGTATTCCTCATCAACATCCCCATTGGCGTGCTCGGTCTCATCAGCGCTTATAAATTCATGCCCGATTTTCGCGAACCTGAAGTCCACATGGATTTTCTTGGCTACGCCCTATTTGGCTCGGCCGTCGTACTGCTGTCTTTAGGACTAGAGTTCGCTGGTCAAGGAGCGGGCCTACCGTTTGCCGTCACCGTCATGGCCATTGGCCTGGCCTTATTAGCGGGCTATGTGCGCTACGCTGAACGCATGCCTAGTCCTTTATTCTCAATGGATTTATTTAAAATTCGCACCTTCCGCATCGGCATCTGGGGCAACCTCGTCACCCGCGTCGGCATCAGCGCCATGCCACTACTGCTGCCGCTGCTGCTACAGGTGGCTTTTTTAAATTCTGCCAGTACTGCAGGGTGGATGCTGGCGCCGATGGCCATTGCAGCACTCTTAATCAAGCCCTTTATCAAACCCTTATTAACCCGCTACAGTTATCGTAAAGTCTTAGTGGGCAACACCCTCTTTATTGGTTTTATGTCTATTTTGCTGGCACTACCGACGGCCAACACGCCGCTGTATTACTTGATTCCCTTGCTATTCGTCATGGGCGCGTCGAACTCCATTCAGTTTACCGCCATGAACACCATTTCTTTATCTAATCTGCGGCCACATCAGGCCAGCAGCGGCAACAGCCTAGTGGCGGTGAATCAGCAGTTATCCATTGGTTTTGGCATTGCCATCGGCGCTGCTTGCCTACGCTTTTTTGATGGCCAAAACTGGGTCGGCGACACCCACACCGCCTTCAGAATCACCTTCGTCATCTTGGGCCTCGCCACCATGGCCTCGAGCCTGGTCTTTAGCCGCTTACACCAAAAAGACGGCGACAACTTGGCCCAGAAGCACTAGGCTAAGCGGCTTAACTGGCGCAGCAATAGGCTATTTTGCACTAGGCCTAAGTCCAATTGGCCATGATTCAGGGCTGGCGTTTCCACGATGAGGGTTTGATCAGGCCGACCAGAATGCAGGCTCAAGCAGCCCTCTGCCGCCACAAATGTAAGGCCATGCTGCTGGGCAAACGCTTGCGCTCGCTGGTTGGCCAGCGCCAACATCGGCAAGAGGGTGACGTCTAAGAAGAAACGGCGTGCCTGCAGCACCAAGATACGCGCGGCAAACCAATCAGCCTCTTCAGTAAAACGATGCGGGCTGACCTGTTCAAAATCGTGGCGCATAGCGGCTACAAGGCAAGCGACCATGCGAATTTGCGGCACTAGGGCTTCGCTGACTTTGGGCAGCGCCATGATACTAGGGGGCATAGTAATGGGCGTGGCGGCATCGCCATCCACAATGAGGTGCCATGCCTGAACCGTTTCTTGTTCAGGCTTAGGGGCTGTTTGATGAAGTTGTTTGGCGCTGGCAAGCATTTTTTCGTCCTTTTTTAGTGGTTCCTACCGCTGCTGCTTGGGCGCCTTTACTGATTATTGACCATCAAAAAAGCCGCCCTATCATCAGGCGGCTTTTTTGTGTATTCGTGTCGTAAACTAAATCTATTCACCATGCACACATAAGGCCCGCCCTCGAGGTGCGGTACCAATATGAAAAAGAAAAGGTGAAATTAGTTTGGGTATTCATGGCTTTTAGATTAAACACTGCGCATCAACTTGTCAAGACTATTTAATAACTGAGGTTTATTCGGCCCACTTCTTCATCAACTGATGCGGAATATTCAGCTGATCCAAAATACGCGCCACTACAAAATCCACCATATCTTCAATGCTTTGTGGATGATGATAAAACCCTGGTGAAGGCGGTAAAATACACACACCTGTCTCGGACAAGGCCAGCATATTACGTAAGTGTATGGTCGACAGAGGAGTTTCACGAGGCACAATAATCAATGGCCGTCCCTCTTTAATGGATACATCGGCTGCGCGTTCAATCAAATTATCCGACAAACCTTGCGCAATCGCCGCCATTGTCCCCACGGTTGCAGGGCACACCACCATCGCATCGGCAGGATTAGTGCCCGACGCCACAGGGGCAAACCACTCTTCTTTGCCAAACACGCTCAACTGCTCTGGCGCCACCCCAAACTTTTCGCGCAGCATCTCAGCGCAGGCTTTAGGAGACGAGGGCAAAGTCAGGTCCATCTCTTGCTTGGCCACAATTTGCGCCGCCTGAGAATACAGCACCCATACCCGCTTATTCGCCGCCAGCAGGCTTTCGATCAAGCGAATGCCGTAAGGCATGCCCGATGCCCCGGTTAATGCCACACAGACAGTATTGATTGGTCTGATTACCCTCATGATGTCCATCATCCATTGCTGATTGTTTAGTACCCCATTATAAAACACTCCGCCACGAAAAGCTGCCTTTGTCTGCTCCGTGCACAGACAGCGAGTAGTGCAACCACGCTTGTCGACACCGTTCGAGTACTTTATGCTTAAAAGAATCATGCAACCATTTGCATTTTTCTGACTCTATCTGCACATAGCGGCTAGACTCTATCAGCCTCATGCGCCTTTGCGCCCCACGCCCAACACCATAGCAAGGAGGATCTGTGCGACTGTTCTTACCCCTCATACTGGCCGGTAGCCTATTATTAGGTGCCTGCGCCGCGCCCAGCAATCACGCCAGCAGCACACCCAAGGCCAGCAGCATCACGCCCAAGCCCATTATCCGCAGCAATGCGCTGCCCCTACGCACCGACACACCCGATCAAACCTACACCGCAAACCGCCCATCAGACGACGTCATGCAGTGTCTACAAGCGCAAATCAAGACGTCTTTTCGTCTACCAGAGTCGTTTATTGGTCAGCACAGCTACGACCATCAGGCTTATTCCGTTGGCCTGATGAACCCGATTAGCCAGCGCATGGGGATCACCCTAGACATCACGCGCAATACCCCAGCCACCAGCACCATCAAGCTCTACGCCAACGGTTCCGAGCTCTCTCGTGCATGGCAAAACCTACCAAAAAAATGCCTTTAGCATTGATTGATTAGCCGCTGATTGGCGCCAGAACTCAGCCTTTTAAATAAAACAGCTGACAACCACGCTGGTTTTGTGGGAAAATCTGTGTATTATTAAATCTAGGCACAGCCAATGAATATTGATTGTGCCTTAATTTTGTATCAATTTTAGATCAAACAAGTAAAACGCTTGTTGCCAAGGATGTCACCCACATGAGTACAGAAACTTCTCTCGGTGCCGCGCTTAAGGCCGCTGTGCAAACCATGAGTAAAAAGAAGCAAACAGAAATGATTGCTGATTATGTCTACAAGAAATATGATGTATTTAGTCGTTTCAAGCCATTGGCCATCGGCATCGACAAGGATTTGATTGAAACCTTGTCACAGTTCGACAGCGTATTGGTGTCTCGCGTGCTGGCTAACCACTGCCGTCGCCCCCGCTACATCAAATCATTGGCCCGCGGTGGCAAACGTTTTGACTTGAACGGCCGCTTCAAAGGTGAAGTGACCGCAGAAGAGCAAGAGATCGCCAAGGCGCACCCTTGCATGCAGTCGGAAGCCCCTAAAGCTGACGCAGCAGAAACCACAGCAGACGTTGCCGTTATCGACGTTGATGCCGCTACAGATGTGGTTGAAACTGATGCAGCAGCAGAAGCGGTAGAAACCGCAACAACCGCTAAAGAGTAAACCTTACTCGATTGTTAAAGCCATCTGTCTACAGATGGCTTTTTGCGTTTAGGCGCGATAAAAACCTAAAAGCCATGAACGATTACCATTTCGTTGGATGGTTAAAGCGTCGCTCAACCCTTACGCTTACACAGCAGCACACATCAAAATAAAACCAAGCGGCCGACAACCCACTCTATCAACGCCCCCTTCATCTCAACAAACAACACATCGTATCATTCTGACTATTGAGTACCGATCAGCACAAGTATTCCTAAGCAAAATGGCTTATATTAAAGCTCAAGTGACCCACCTTTAGGAAGCCAGATGATGCTCGACCTCAAACAATGCCAACAGGCCAGACTCAGCCGAGACGCGCGCTTTGACGGCCAGTTTTTTATTGGGGTCCTCAGCACCGGCATCTACTGCCGCACCATCTGTCCTGCTCGCCAACCGCTAGAGAAAAACGTGGCCTACTTTCCCAGCGCTGCAGCCGCCGCAAATGCTGGCCTACGCCCTTGCCTACGCTGCCATCCAGACAGTGCACCACAGTCAACGCGCTGGCAAGGCGCCACTGCGCGGCTACAGCAGGCGCTCGCCCTCATTCACCAAGGCTACCTCAATGACCACACCATCGCTGAATTGAGCGCTCACTTGGGCATTAGCCCACGCTACCTAAACAAGCTGTGCCAAAATCACCTTGGCGTTTCGGCCCAAGGCTATGCCTTATACCAAAAATGTCTGTTTGCTAAACAGCTGCTGCATCAAACCCAGTTACCCATCAGCACCGTCGCCTACGCCAGCGGTTTTAACGACTTAAGCCATTTCAATCATCAATTTAAAGCCCAACTTGGCCTAACCCCCAGTGCCTTACGCAAACAAAGCACGGCCCATACGGAATCAAGCTTAACGCTGTTTTTAAGCTATAGACCACCTTATCACTGGACGGCCTTACATGACTTCTTACAAGCGCGCCTACTGCCGCCACTAGAATGGTTGAGCCCAGACAGCTATGGCCGCACCTTTACCTGGGCTGACGCTCACGGCTACTTCAGCGCCACCCACCAAGCCGATAAAAATGGGTTCAGCGTCCAGCTCAGCTTAAGCGATCTACGTCATCTGGCCCCAGTAGTGCAAAACATACGCAGAGTATTGGATCTAGATGCGGACACCACCATCATTGAAGCCCATTTACGCCAAGCCTGCCCGTCACTGCCGCTGACGCAAGGACTAAGGCTGCCTGGCGTGTGGTCCCTGTTTGAAGCCGGTATTCGCGCCATCTGTGGCCAGCAAGTCAGCATTAAAGCCGCCCATAATCTGGTCGGCCACATCGCCCAACAATATGGGCCAGTAGTCCAGCTACCGCCGCAACTGAATCGAGCAACTGAGCCACACCACTATTTTCCAACGGCTCAGCAGCTAGCCAGCGCCGACTTTAATACCTTAGCTACCACCCACAGCCGCAAAGACACCTTGCGCCGCTTTGTGGCCTTCAATCAAACCGAACCACGGCCAGATCCCAGCGACTGGCTCACCCTCAAAGGCATCGGCCCGTGGACGGTAGACTATGCCCTCATGCGCGGTACCAGCCACCCCGACATTTGGCTGGCCACCGACCTTGGCGTCAAAAAAAGCCTGGCCCAGCTTCCCCCGTTTGAATCTGGCTTGGCCGCACCTTGGCGCAGCTACCTCACCTTTCACCTATGGCAGATGACCCCATGAACCTAGACTATTACTTACCCCACCAAGCCGAACACCTCGGCCTCATCCGCATCCTCGCCAGCGAAAAAGGCCTATGCCGCGTCGACTTTGTCGAGGCCATGGCCGAGCCGGCCACGCCCAGCGACCTGACCGCCACCGCCTGCGCCCAACTGCATGCCTATTTTAATCACCGCTTGCAACACTTTACGCTACCGCTCGACATGGGCGGCACGGCCTTCCAACAACAGGTTTGGCAGGCACTACAAACCATTCCCTACGGGCATACCTGTAGTTATGCAGACGTGAGTCAACACATTCAGCGGCCCAAGGCCCAGCGGGCCGTCGGCGCAGCCAATGGCAAGAACCCCATCTCCATCATCGTGCCTTGCCACCGCGTCATCGGCAAAAGCGGTCAGCTCACCGGCTATTCAGGCGGGCTCAATATTAAAGCCTGGCTACTACAGCATGAACAGCAGATGATGGGCTAAAACCAAACGTGCACAAAAAAGCCGCCCCTAGGGCGGC comes from Neisseriaceae bacterium CLB008 and encodes:
- a CDS encoding ProQ/FINO family protein — its product is MSTETSLGAALKAAVQTMSKKKQTEMIADYVYKKYDVFSRFKPLAIGIDKDLIETLSQFDSVLVSRVLANHCRRPRYIKSLARGGKRFDLNGRFKGEVTAEEQEIAKAHPCMQSEAPKADAAETTADVAVIDVDAATDVVETDAAAEAVETATTAKE
- a CDS encoding AlkA N-terminal domain-containing protein, yielding MMLDLKQCQQARLSRDARFDGQFFIGVLSTGIYCRTICPARQPLEKNVAYFPSAAAAANAGLRPCLRCHPDSAPQSTRWQGATARLQQALALIHQGYLNDHTIAELSAHLGISPRYLNKLCQNHLGVSAQGYALYQKCLFAKQLLHQTQLPISTVAYASGFNDLSHFNHQFKAQLGLTPSALRKQSTAHTESSLTLFLSYRPPYHWTALHDFLQARLLPPLEWLSPDSYGRTFTWADAHGYFSATHQADKNGFSVQLSLSDLRHLAPVVQNIRRVLDLDADTTIIEAHLRQACPSLPLTQGLRLPGVWSLFEAGIRAICGQQVSIKAAHNLVGHIAQQYGPVVQLPPQLNRATEPHHYFPTAQQLASADFNTLATTHSRKDTLRRFVAFNQTEPRPDPSDWLTLKGIGPWTVDYALMRGTSHPDIWLATDLGVKKSLAQLPPFESGLAAPWRSYLTFHLWQMTP
- a CDS encoding flavin prenyltransferase UbiX: MRVIRPINTVCVALTGASGMPYGIRLIESLLAANKRVWVLYSQAAQIVAKQEMDLTLPSSPKACAEMLREKFGVAPEQLSVFGKEEWFAPVASGTNPADAMVVCPATVGTMAAIAQGLSDNLIERAADVSIKEGRPLIIVPRETPLSTIHLRNMLALSETGVCILPPSPGFYHHPQSIEDMVDFVVARILDQLNIPHQLMKKWAE
- a CDS encoding DHA2 family efflux MFS transporter permease subunit; translation: MQNYVAPVISAKVKKILPIIVASAIFMQMLDATILNTALPSMARDLNESPLNMQSAIISYALTVALLIPVSGYFADRYGTKKTFMVAVVLFCIGSLLCALSPTLSTLVFSRVIQGIGGAMMTPIARLTLIKAYDRSEFLSVINYATMPALIGPIIGPLVGGYLVEVASWHWVFLINIPIGVLGLISAYKFMPDFREPEVHMDFLGYALFGSAVVLLSLGLEFAGQGAGLPFAVTVMAIGLALLAGYVRYAERMPSPLFSMDLFKIRTFRIGIWGNLVTRVGISAMPLLLPLLLQVAFLNSASTAGWMLAPMAIAALLIKPFIKPLLTRYSYRKVLVGNTLFIGFMSILLALPTANTPLYYLIPLLFVMGASNSIQFTAMNTISLSNLRPHQASSGNSLVAVNQQLSIGFGIAIGAACLRFFDGQNWVGDTHTAFRITFVILGLATMASSLVFSRLHQKDGDNLAQKH
- the mtgA gene encoding monofunctional biosynthetic peptidoglycan transglycosylase gives rise to the protein MFKWLKWLITAAVAAVVLFNVYAYGAMLFWRGVGPESTAFMRERMSVLKAEDPDVVLKYQWRPYDELSSNLKHALIASEDASFLRHDGFDWNGIRYAMRRNEKNGEVKAGGSTITQQLVKNLFLWEARSYVRKGEEAWLTLLLEGSTDKKRIYEIYLNVIEWGHGVYGAEAASQYYFKRSADNLTKAQAARLASMVTRPRFYDENRKSRALSNKTNIINRRMNAVTVPK
- the glnA gene encoding type I glutamate--ammonia ligase; its protein translation is MSVAHVVELIKAHKIRFIDLRLTDTKGKEHHVTIPAHVLLEDPEEWFESGQPFDGSSMAGWKGVQASDMLLIADPDSANIDPFFDEPTLILTCDVIDPANGQGYDRCPRSVAKRAENYLKASGIGDTAFFGPEPEFFVFDSVEFETHASGTRFQINAEEAAWSSGKSLNGGNTGHRPMMKGGYFPVPPVDSGQDMRSAMVMTMEAMGVPVEVHHHEVGTAGQMEIGTRFSTLTKRADMTQVMKYVIHNVAHNYGKTATFMPKPIMGDNGSGMHVHQSIWKDGQNLFAGDGYGGLSDTALYYIGGIIKHAKALNAITNPSTNSYKRLVPHYEAPTKLAYSAKNRSASIRIPYVASTKGRRIEARFPDPMANPYLCFAALLMAGLDGIQNKIHPGDAADKNLYDLPPEEDKLIPTVCTSLEEALAALQADHEFLTRGGVFSEDWVQSYITLKMADVTRMQMAPHPLEFEMYYSL
- a CDS encoding chorismate mutase → MKCTSLTEVRTQIDVLDKQLIALLAKRQGYVTQAAGFKTDAAAVPAPERAAAVIEQAKTEARLVGASPEVVEAVYRAMIGAFIAYEHELLARRSV
- the aroE gene encoding shikimate dehydrogenase, with the protein product MKELRYAVVGHPIEHSRSPEIHLAFAKQEGIALGYERILAPLDGFKDVAAAFFASGGSGLNITLPFKGDAYEFVDERTERAEAALAVNTISILPNGQLLGDNTDGVGIVSDILNNLDCPLIARRVLILGAGGAVRGVLQPILAQLPLSVTIANRNLDRAKALVSQFEGHQIDILPYEELAGHEFDVIINGTSSSLHNELPPIPKGIFTEKTLAYDMVYGSGLTEFLKRAQAEKAGILADGLGMLVEQAAASYEIWRGFKPETRAITNALREQLA
- a CDS encoding methylated-DNA--[protein]-cysteine S-methyltransferase; this translates as MNLDYYLPHQAEHLGLIRILASEKGLCRVDFVEAMAEPATPSDLTATACAQLHAYFNHRLQHFTLPLDMGGTAFQQQVWQALQTIPYGHTCSYADVSQHIQRPKAQRAVGAANGKNPISIIVPCHRVIGKSGQLTGYSGGLNIKAWLLQHEQQMMG
- a CDS encoding HugZ family protein gives rise to the protein MSTEKTAQQLSDSLIDLHGRSKTVMMATQTEDATPHISYSPYALIEGKYYVFLSALAAHTRHLVERPQASIMLIEDEQDTRNLYARARLSWVAQASLIERQTPLFDLAIAQLKARTGQTINLLVSLNDFDLFELAPLHGRLVLGFGQAYQIKPEDLLAVMAHEQAVKLTHITT